Within the Deltaproteobacteria bacterium genome, the region TCCCTCGGAAGCGTCGTCTTTCAGGCGTCCACCTTGCCGTAACGGCGCTCGCGGCCCTGGTAATCCTTGAGAATGCGAACATATTCTTCCCGGCTGAAATCCGGCCACAGCGTGTCGCTGATGTACAGTTCCGCATAGGCAATCTGCCACAGCAGGAAATTACTGATCCGCTTTTCTCCGCTGGTTCTGATCAAAAGGTCCGGATCGGGGATGCCCCGGGTGTACAGGTGGGATGAAACCATGGCTTCATCGATGGCGGCGGGCGGGAGTTTTCCATCGGCGGCGGCCGAGGCCAACATGCGCGCCATGCGGACAAGCTCCGACCTGGCACCGTAGCTCAGGGCCAGGTTCAGCAACAGGCCCGTGTTGCCTTCCGTCGCCCGCATGGTGTCGAGCAGAAGCTTCCGAACAGCGGCCGGCAAACGGTCGATCTCCCCGATGGCGTTCAGCCGGACGTTGTTTTCAAGCATCTCCGCCTGCTCCGATTTGAGAAAACGCTTTAAAAGGGTCATCAGAGCGTTGATTTCGGCGGCGGGGCGCTGCCAGTTTTCGGTCGAAAATGCGTAGAGGGTCAGCACCGGGATTCCCAGTTCGCGACTGGCACGTACGACCATGCGAACGGTGTCGGCGCCCTTTTCATGGCCCCTTACCCGGTTCAGCATGCGCTTCTTGGCCCAGCGTCCGTTGCCGTCCATGATGATGGCGACGTGGGACGGCATTGCGGCGGTATCGAGTCCGGCCCGGGCAGCCGGGTCTGCGCTAGAATTCAAGGATCTCTTTCTCTTTTTCCTTGTAGATGTCGTCGATCTTTTCTATGCACCCGTCGGTAATCTTCTGAACGTCGTCCTGGGCCTTGAAGGCGTCGTCTTCGGAGATGTCCCCGTCTTTCTTCATGGCCTTTAACAGTTCATTGGAATCCCGCCGGATGTTGCGGGCCGCGACCTTATGCTCCTCGCACATTTTGTGGACCACCTTGACCAGTTCCTTGCGGCGTTCTTCCGTCAGCGGTGGAATGGCGAGGCGGATGATTTTTCCGTCGTTGGAGGGCGTCAACCCGAGGTCCGATTTCAAGACCGCTTTTTCGATCTCCTTCAGCACGGAAGCGTCCCACGGCTGAATGGTAATCAGGCGGCTCTCCGGAACGGCCAGTGTCGCCATCTGGTTCAAGGGTGTCATGGTCCCATAGTAATCCACCCGGATACCGTCAAGAAGCGACAGGGAGGCCCGTCCCGTCCTGATCCGCTTCAATTCGTTCTTAAGGGCGGTAATCGTTTTACTCATGCGTTCTCTGGTATCTTCGTGAACTTCTGCTATCATGTTCCGTCACCCCTTAAATCAATGAATGAGTGTACCGATATCCTCTCCGCAACTGACCCTTTTGATGTTGCCCTTTTCTTTCAGGCTGAAAACGACCAGGGGAAGCCTGTTGTCCATGGCGAGCGATATGGCCGTCATGTCCATCACCTTCAGCTGTTTTTCCAGTACCTCCATGTAGTTGATCTCTTTGTAAACGCTGGCCGACGGGTTCGTTTCGGGATCCGCATCGTAGAGGCCGTTCACTTTCGTAGCCTTGAAAAGGATCTCGGCATGTATCTCCTGGGCCCGTAAAACCGCTGCCGTGTCCGTTGTGAAATAGGGATTTCCGGTACCGGCCGCGAAAATGACGACCCGCCCCCGCTCGAGGTGCCTTGCCGCACGCCTGCGGATGTAGGGTTCGGCCACTTCATGCATCGAGATTGCCGTTTGGACCCGGGTCTGGATATCGTTTTTCTCCAGTGCGTCCTGCAACGCCAGGCTGTTCATGATCGTGGCCAGCATGCCCATGTGGTCCGCCGATGTTCTTTCCATGCCGAAAGAGCTCGCCGCCACGCCGCGAAAGATGTTTCCCCCGCCCACGACGATCGCGATTTCCATGCCGAGATCGCAGATGGAACGAACTTCCGCGGCAACGTATTCCAACATTCCCGGACTGATGCCGAAATCCTGATCGCCCATCAGGGCCTCGCCGCTCAATTTCAGCAGTATTCTCTTGTAGCGGGGCTTCGCCAATATTATGACTCTCCGATCTGGAAGCGTGCAAAGCGTTTGATGGTGATCTTCTCCCCTGTTTTCGCGATAACGTCGTTCAAATAATCGGTAATCGTCATGTTGGGGTCTTTGACGTAGGCCTGGTGCATCAGGCAGTTCTCCTTGAAGAACTTGTTCAGTTTACCCTCGGCGATTTTGTCGACCATTTTTTCGGGCTTTCCCATCTCAAGGGCCTGGGCGCGGTAAATTTCCTTTTCCTTGTCGACAACGTCCTGAGATACGTCTTCCTCCACGATGCCCGCCGGATTGGAAGCGGCGATGTGCATGGCGATGTTTTTGACGAAGTCCAGAAAATCATCGGTTTTGGCAACGAAATCGGTTTCGCAGTTCACTTCCACCAGCACGCCGATCTTCCCACCCATGTGGATGTAGGATTGAACGGCGCCTTCCATGGTGGCCCGGCCGGCCCTTTTCTTGGCCGTGGCCAGCCCTTTTTTCCGCAAAAAATCGACCGCTTTATCGATATCACCCTCGCACTCGGCCAAGGCCTGTTTACAATCCATGATTCCCGCCCCGGATTTCTCCCGGAGCTGCTTGACCATCCCTGCACTTATTGTCGTCATTTTCTATTCTCCTGTATCTTCGGCGGCCGGTGCCTCTGTGTCGGCGCCCGTCGCTTCCTGGCTTTCGTCTCCGGTTTCCGGCTTGGCACCCTTGCGGATGATCTCGACCACCGGCCCGTCGGTACCGTCGGAAATGACCTTTCTTTCGCCCGGCTTCAAATCGGCGGAGGCCGCTTCGAGTTCAGACTCCCCCTCGACCTCCTTGTCGGCCTTGGCCTGCTGTCTCTCTTTGTAAAGCTCGCGGCCTTCGATACATGCGTCCGCTATGCGTGACGTGATCAGCCTGATGGCACGGATAGCGTCATCGTTTCCGGGGATGATGTGATCGATGTTGTCGGGGTCGCAGTTGGTATCCACGATGGCGACGATAGGTATGTTCAACCGCCGGCCCTCGCGAACGGCAATGGCTTCGTTCTTGGGATCCACCACAAAAATGACCCCCGGCAGTTTTGTCATTTCACGGATGCCGCCAAGCGTGTTGTCCAGTTTGACGCGCTCTTTTCCCAGTTTCAGGCGTTCCTTTTTCGGAAACATCTCGATCGAACCGTCATTTTCGATGGTATTCAAGTAATTGAGACGATCGATGCTCTGTTTGATCGTCTTGAAATTGGTCAGCATCCCGCCCAGCCACCGGTTGTGGACGTAAAACATCTCGCAGCGGTTGGCTTCTTCGTAGATGGATTCGCGGGCCTGCTTCTTGGTTCCCACGAACAGAACGGACTTGCCGCCGGCCACCGTTTCCCTGACGAAGTCGTATACGGACCGGAACATGCGGACGGTTTTCTGCAGGTCGATGATGTAGATGCCGTTTCTGGCTCCAAAGATATAGGGTTTCATCTTCGGATTCCATCGTTTGGTCTGATGCCCGAAGTGAACACCGGCCTCCAGAAGCTCTTTCATTGTAATGTACGCCATTTTTTTCTCCTTTACTGCTGGTTTTTCCTGCGCCCCCATCATCCCCGCAGGCGACTTTCCAAGTGTCTTCAACCCATTGAAAAGCACCGGCCTCCGGGTCCAGGAGCGGGTGTGATTAAAACGTTGATACGTAACAAATTATTTTTGGGCATGCAAGGTATTTTTTGAATAAGGCGCAGGGCGTCGGGTACCCGCTCCCACCCCTTGCGCCCCGCGCCTCACGTCTCATCTTTCACGTCTCACGGCAACCCCTTGCACCTTGCGCCCTACGCCCCGCGCCTCAATTTAACCACGCGTGCGATCCCGCTGTAGTCCTTGGCGAACGCTGTTTGGTCATAGCGGCCGGACAGCCGGGCCATCGCCTCGACGTCGGGCTCCTGTCCGTACCCTATTTCCAGCAACAGGTGCCCCCCCTCCCGCAGACAGTCGGGCGCGGTTTCGATGAGCCGCCGCAGGCTTCCGAGTCCGTCTTCTTCGCCGTTCAGGGCCTGCCGCGGTTCATAGCGATGGATTTCGGGCTGCAGGCCGTCGATGTCGGAGCGACGGATGTAGGGGGGATTCGACAGGACGAGGTCGAACCCTTCTCCAGCACATGTTACGGGCGCCAGCCAGTCGCCTGCAAAGAACAGGATCGCCTCCTTTCCGTGGGAGGCGCTGTTGGCGCGGGCCACGGAAAGGGCCGCGCTGGAAATGTCCGAGGCGAAATAGCGGTGCCCCGGCCGTTCCCCCGCCAGGGAGATGATCACGGCCCCCGAACCCGTGCCCAATTCCAGGATACGACCGGGTCGGCCGGCATCCCAGGCGTCCACGACCGCCACGGCGGTTTCCACCAGACACTCGGTTTCGGGCCTGGGGATCAGCACGTCCCGGTTGACGTGAAAATCGAGGGACCAGAACTCCCTGCTCCCGGTGATGTAGGCCACCGGCTCCCGCGCCAGGCGCCTTTTTATGAGGGTTTTGAACGCCCTCAATTCGTCTGCGTTCATGGGGCGGTCGTATTGCAGATAAAGATCGAGCCGCTGCAATCCGAGTGCATGCGCCAGCAGCACCTCGGCCGTGGAGCGCGGGTTGTCTATGGCTTGGGTTTTAAAGTAACCGGTCGTCCACTCGAGAAGCTTGAGAATGGTCCAGGGGCCTTCACTGGATGGTTGCGGCGCTTTCATGCTTCAGTGTCTGTGCCTGGTAGAAGGTAGTCAGCTCGTCGACGATTTCGTTGATGTCGCCCTGCAGGATGCTTTCCAGTTTGTAAAGCGTGAGCCCTATCCTGTGGTCGGTCACCCGCCCCTGCTGATAGTTGTAGGTTCGGATGCGTTCGCTCCTGTCGCCGGATCCCACCTGGCATTTGCGCTGCTCGGAGCGTTCCTCGTTCTGTTCCCTGACCATGGTGTCGAAAAGACGCGAACGCAGCACCTTCAGAGCCTTGGCCTTATTCTTGTGCTGGGATTTTTCATCCTGGCAGGTGACCACGACACCGGTCGGCAGATGGGTGATGCGCACGGCCGAATCGGTCGTGTTGACGGACTGTCCGCCCGGACCCTGGGAGCGGTAGACGTCCACCTTGATGTCGCTGGGGTCGATCTTAACCTCCACCTCCTCGGCCTCGGGCAGTACCGCCACGGTAACGGCGGAGGTATGCACCCTCCCCTGGGCTTCCGTCGCCGGCACGCGCTGAACCCGGTGGGTGCCGCTTTCGTATTTCAGCCGGCTGTAGGCCCCCCGGCCATGGACCATGGCGATCACTTCTTTGAAGCCGCCCACGCCGGTGGGATTGTGGCTCATGATCTCGACCTTCCACCCCATGGTCTCCGCAAACCGGTTGTACATCTTGAAAAGGTCGGCCGCGAACAGGCCTGCCTCCTCTCCCCCGGTGCCGGCCCGGATTTCGATGATGACGTTTTTCTCATCCAGCGGATCCTTGGGGATCAGCAGTTTTTTCAGCTCCTTTTCCAGCGCCTCCTTTTCCACGGTCAACCGCTCGATCTCG harbors:
- a CDS encoding isoprenyl transferase produces the protein MNSSADPAARAGLDTAAMPSHVAIIMDGNGRWAKKRMLNRVRGHEKGADTVRMVVRASRELGIPVLTLYAFSTENWQRPAAEINALMTLLKRFLKSEQAEMLENNVRLNAIGEIDRLPAAVRKLLLDTMRATEGNTGLLLNLALSYGARSELVRMARMLASAAADGKLPPAAIDEAMVSSHLYTRGIPDPDLLIRTSGEKRISNFLLWQIAYAELYISDTLWPDFSREEYVRILKDYQGRERRYGKVDA
- the frr gene encoding ribosome recycling factor; translation: MIAEVHEDTRERMSKTITALKNELKRIRTGRASLSLLDGIRVDYYGTMTPLNQMATLAVPESRLITIQPWDASVLKEIEKAVLKSDLGLTPSNDGKIIRLAIPPLTEERRKELVKVVHKMCEEHKVAARNIRRDSNELLKAMKKDGDISEDDAFKAQDDVQKITDGCIEKIDDIYKEKEKEILEF
- the pyrH gene encoding UMP kinase, which codes for MAKPRYKRILLKLSGEALMGDQDFGISPGMLEYVAAEVRSICDLGMEIAIVVGGGNIFRGVAASSFGMERTSADHMGMLATIMNSLALQDALEKNDIQTRVQTAISMHEVAEPYIRRRAARHLERGRVVIFAAGTGNPYFTTDTAAVLRAQEIHAEILFKATKVNGLYDADPETNPSASVYKEINYMEVLEKQLKVMDMTAISLAMDNRLPLVVFSLKEKGNIKRVSCGEDIGTLIH
- the tsf gene encoding translation elongation factor Ts → MTTISAGMVKQLREKSGAGIMDCKQALAECEGDIDKAVDFLRKKGLATAKKRAGRATMEGAVQSYIHMGGKIGVLVEVNCETDFVAKTDDFLDFVKNIAMHIAASNPAGIVEEDVSQDVVDKEKEIYRAQALEMGKPEKMVDKIAEGKLNKFFKENCLMHQAYVKDPNMTITDYLNDVIAKTGEKITIKRFARFQIGES
- the rpsB gene encoding 30S ribosomal protein S2, with the protein product MAYITMKELLEAGVHFGHQTKRWNPKMKPYIFGARNGIYIIDLQKTVRMFRSVYDFVRETVAGGKSVLFVGTKKQARESIYEEANRCEMFYVHNRWLGGMLTNFKTIKQSIDRLNYLNTIENDGSIEMFPKKERLKLGKERVKLDNTLGGIREMTKLPGVIFVVDPKNEAIAVREGRRLNIPIVAIVDTNCDPDNIDHIIPGNDDAIRAIRLITSRIADACIEGRELYKERQQAKADKEVEGESELEAASADLKPGERKVISDGTDGPVVEIIRKGAKPETGDESQEATGADTEAPAAEDTGE
- the prmC gene encoding peptide chain release factor N(5)-glutamine methyltransferase — its product is MKAPQPSSEGPWTILKLLEWTTGYFKTQAIDNPRSTAEVLLAHALGLQRLDLYLQYDRPMNADELRAFKTLIKRRLAREPVAYITGSREFWSLDFHVNRDVLIPRPETECLVETAVAVVDAWDAGRPGRILELGTGSGAVIISLAGERPGHRYFASDISSAALSVARANSASHGKEAILFFAGDWLAPVTCAGEGFDLVLSNPPYIRRSDIDGLQPEIHRYEPRQALNGEEDGLGSLRRLIETAPDCLREGGHLLLEIGYGQEPDVEAMARLSGRYDQTAFAKDYSGIARVVKLRRGA
- the prfA gene encoding peptide chain release factor 1, which gives rise to MFNKLIGVENRFLEIEKQLSDPKVVQDLEAYQKYVREHAELGKIVNAFRKYKKIGVEIDGSVELLKDDDPEIHAMARDEIERLTVEKEALEKELKKLLIPKDPLDEKNVIIEIRAGTGGEEAGLFAADLFKMYNRFAETMGWKVEIMSHNPTGVGGFKEVIAMVHGRGAYSRLKYESGTHRVQRVPATEAQGRVHTSAVTVAVLPEAEEVEVKIDPSDIKVDVYRSQGPGGQSVNTTDSAVRITHLPTGVVVTCQDEKSQHKNKAKALKVLRSRLFDTMVREQNEERSEQRKCQVGSGDRSERIRTYNYQQGRVTDHRIGLTLYKLESILQGDINEIVDELTTFYQAQTLKHESAATIQ